In Nitrobacteraceae bacterium AZCC 1564, the following proteins share a genomic window:
- a CDS encoding ubiquinone biosynthesis protein (product_source=KO:K03688; cath_funfam=1.10.510.10; cog=COG0661; ko=KO:K03688; pfam=PF03109; superfamily=56112; tigrfam=TIGR01982; transmembrane_helix_parts=Outside_1_503,TMhelix_504_521,Inside_522_523): MISALIHTARLTRALYVFAREGVFGFADPSTLPPQAQFAVRLARLIERRGAATSGRLSRALTRLGPTYVKLGQFLATRPDVVGVAMAQDLENLQDRLPPFPQAQAEAVVTAAFDKPLSQVFASFGAPVAAASIAQVHGAEIEKDGVRTTVAVKVLRPNVQSRFHHDLSSLRFAARHAEALFSEARRLRFVEIVETLSRSVAMEMDLRLEAAALSEMAENSHDDREFRVPTVDWDRTTHHVLTMEWIDGIALNDRKKLEAAHVDLPDLGRKVIQSFLRHALRDGFFHADMHPGNLFVDDSGRLVAVDFGIMGRLGLKERQFLAEILLGFITRNYRRVAEVHFEAGYVPSHHSVENFAQAIRAIGEPIHNRAADEISMAKLLSLLLEVTALFDMRTRPELILLQKTMVVVEGVARGFDPKLDIWTTADPVVREWIARNLGPLGKIEGAVHGAGALGRVLSGLPSIAARSVAVLEQFETMTRDGLVLSPETVAAMNAAEAKRNRRQTVALWVIALTFLGILWSIRG; encoded by the coding sequence GTGATCTCCGCACTCATTCATACCGCGCGGCTGACCCGCGCCCTCTACGTGTTCGCACGCGAGGGCGTATTCGGTTTCGCCGATCCCTCGACGCTGCCTCCGCAAGCACAATTCGCCGTCCGCCTCGCACGGCTCATCGAGCGGCGCGGCGCGGCCACCAGCGGTCGCCTGTCGCGCGCGCTGACGCGCCTTGGCCCGACTTATGTGAAACTCGGCCAATTCCTCGCCACCCGCCCCGACGTGGTCGGCGTCGCGATGGCACAGGACCTCGAGAATCTTCAGGATCGTCTTCCGCCCTTCCCTCAGGCGCAAGCGGAAGCCGTGGTGACAGCAGCATTCGACAAGCCCCTGTCACAGGTGTTTGCGAGTTTCGGCGCACCAGTTGCCGCAGCATCGATTGCACAGGTCCATGGCGCCGAGATTGAAAAAGACGGGGTCCGCACAACAGTCGCCGTGAAGGTGCTGCGCCCTAACGTCCAAAGCCGCTTCCACCACGACCTTAGCTCGCTGCGGTTTGCGGCCCGCCACGCAGAAGCATTGTTTTCAGAAGCAAGGCGATTGCGATTCGTCGAAATCGTGGAAACGCTGTCGCGCTCTGTCGCGATGGAGATGGATTTGCGGCTCGAGGCTGCTGCACTCTCCGAGATGGCGGAAAACAGCCATGACGACCGCGAATTTCGCGTGCCGACGGTGGATTGGGATCGCACCACGCATCATGTGCTGACGATGGAGTGGATCGACGGCATTGCGCTGAATGATCGCAAGAAGCTCGAAGCCGCCCATGTCGACCTGCCCGATCTCGGCCGCAAGGTGATCCAGAGTTTTCTGCGACATGCCTTGCGGGACGGCTTCTTTCACGCCGACATGCACCCCGGCAATTTGTTTGTCGACGACTCCGGACGGCTTGTGGCTGTCGATTTCGGCATCATGGGACGGCTCGGCCTGAAGGAGCGGCAATTCCTTGCGGAGATTTTGCTGGGCTTCATCACGCGAAATTATCGCCGGGTCGCCGAAGTGCATTTCGAAGCCGGTTATGTGCCCTCGCATCACTCGGTCGAGAATTTTGCACAAGCTATCCGCGCCATCGGCGAACCGATCCATAACCGGGCGGCTGATGAAATCTCGATGGCGAAATTGCTGTCGCTGCTGCTCGAGGTCACCGCGCTGTTCGATATGCGCACCAGGCCCGAACTCATCCTGCTGCAGAAAACCATGGTGGTGGTCGAGGGCGTGGCGCGCGGCTTCGATCCCAAGCTCGACATCTGGACCACCGCCGACCCTGTGGTGCGTGAATGGATCGCACGCAATCTTGGCCCACTGGGCAAAATCGAGGGCGCCGTGCACGGCGCAGGCGCACTGGGCCGCGTGCTGTCGGGCCTACCATCGATTGCCGCGCGCTCCGTAGCGGTGCTGGAGCAGTTCGAGACGATGACCCGCGATGGTCTGGTCTTGTCGCCCGAAACCGTCGCTGCCATGAACGCCGCCGAGGCTAAGCGCAACCGCCGGCAAACTGTCGCCCTCTGGGTCATCGCGCTGACGTTTCTCGGGATTCTCTGGAGTATCCGCGGGTGA